In Gossypium raimondii isolate GPD5lz chromosome 12, ASM2569854v1, whole genome shotgun sequence, a single window of DNA contains:
- the LOC105761996 gene encoding uncharacterized protein LOC105761996, giving the protein MAPCLLLSVVNSFPRHDVVKFDEGTFLQWKQQVRFIVNGYDLFGFLDGSIAVPSRFVQAPDGALVVNPVASTTALEMFATDSDQRQFQLRHELHSLKKGSMSIRDYVAKLKHVCALLESSGTSISMAERTAVLLAGLPSEFEGVVLSASLSPTLLPFPRLIDALLECETRHAQSSQEVLYAANLVEDVSTDGSSRGGRSGARGRMRTFRPRL; this is encoded by the exons ATGGCTCCGTGTTTGCTGCTGAGCGTGGTGAATTCGTTTCCTCGCCATGACGTTGTGAAATTTGATGAAGGAACATTCCTTCAATGGAAGCAACAGGTGAGATTCATTGTTAATGGTTATGATCTCTTTGGTTTTCTTGATGGATCTATTGCTGTACCGTCAAGGTTTGTGCAAGCACCGGATGGTGCACTCGTTGTCAATCCTGTGGCGTCT ACCACGGCGTTGGAGATGTTCGCGACCGATTCCGATCAAAGGCAGTTCCAATTGCGTCATGAGCTTCACTCTCTCAAGAAAGGAAGCATGTCGATTCGTGACTATGTCGCGAAGTTAAAACATGTGTGCGCCCTATTGGAGTCATCTGGAACCTCCATCTCTATGGCAGAAAGGACGGCGGTGCTTCTTGCGGGGCTTCCGTCTGAGTTTGAAGGTGTTGTATTGTCAGCTTCATTGTCTCCGACTCTGTTGCCATTTCCGCGTTTGATTGATGCTTTACTAGAGTGCGAAACTCGGCATGCTCAGTCAAGCCAAGAGGTGCTGTATGCTGCAAATCTGGTGGAAGATGTGTCCACGGACGGTTCGTCGCGAGGAGGTCGATCGGGGGCGCGTGGTCGTATGAGGACCTTTCGGCCACGACTCTAG